One genomic region from Ornithinimicrobium flavum encodes:
- a CDS encoding glycerophosphodiester phosphodiesterase, producing MRTAYLDHPGPIAMAHRGFSPEGLENTMVAFEAAVGLGYRFVETDVHATRDGTVVAFHDDTLDRLTDRVGRITDLSWREVSRARIGRSRESVPLLEELLGTWPDLRLNIDVKSPGAILPLARALERTRAHDRVCVASFSDQRRREVLMRLTRPVVTSAGQTTAARFRAAAALPALLRTTVVSRVMAGVDGLQVPVRHAGVEVVTPATLAAAHEVGAFVHVWTVNDPAEMHRLLDLGVDGIVTDRADLLRDVLTSRGQWA from the coding sequence GTGCGCACCGCATACCTCGACCACCCGGGGCCGATCGCGATGGCCCACCGCGGCTTCTCCCCCGAGGGTCTCGAGAACACGATGGTGGCGTTCGAGGCTGCGGTCGGGCTGGGCTACCGCTTCGTCGAGACCGACGTGCACGCCACCCGCGACGGCACCGTCGTGGCCTTCCACGACGACACCCTCGACCGGCTCACCGACCGGGTCGGGCGGATCACCGACCTGTCCTGGCGCGAGGTCTCCCGGGCCCGGATCGGACGCAGCCGGGAGTCGGTGCCCCTCCTGGAGGAGCTCCTCGGCACCTGGCCCGACCTGCGGCTGAACATCGACGTCAAGTCCCCCGGGGCGATCCTCCCCCTGGCCCGGGCGCTGGAGCGCACCCGGGCCCACGACCGCGTCTGCGTCGCCTCCTTCTCCGACCAGCGCCGCCGTGAGGTCCTCATGCGGCTCACCCGTCCCGTGGTGACCTCGGCCGGTCAGACGACGGCCGCGCGGTTCCGGGCCGCCGCGGCCCTTCCTGCGCTGCTGCGGACCACGGTGGTGTCGCGGGTGATGGCCGGGGTCGACGGGCTGCAGGTGCCGGTCCGGCACGCCGGGGTCGAGGTCGTCACCCCCGCCACCCTGGCCGCCGCCCACGAGGTCGGCGCCTTCGTGCACGTGTGGACGGTCAACGACCCCGCCGAGATGCACCGTCTGCTCGACCTCGGCGTGGACGGGATCGTCACCGACCGGGCCGACCTGCTCCGGGACGTCCTCACCAGCCGGGGGCAGTGGGCCTGA
- a CDS encoding response regulator — translation MTIRVMVVDDHATMRAGLAMVLSSAPDIEVVGEASDGEEAVRVALSCRPDVVFMDLQMPRSDGISATARIRQRLPEVRILVLTMFDLDDYVARAMDAGAHGFLLKTADAAELIGAARSCVDGETVLAPAVLDRVIGDFVQHHGARAPSPGLERLTEREAEVLALMCTGMSNAEIAEHLVVEVATVKTHVARILQKLPARDRLQAVVHAFHAGLAGPAR, via the coding sequence GTGACGATCCGGGTGATGGTGGTCGACGACCACGCCACGATGCGGGCCGGGCTGGCGATGGTCCTGTCCAGCGCACCGGACATCGAGGTCGTCGGCGAGGCCTCCGACGGGGAGGAGGCCGTGCGGGTCGCGCTCTCCTGCCGGCCGGACGTCGTCTTCATGGACCTGCAGATGCCGCGGTCCGACGGCATCTCGGCCACCGCCCGGATCCGGCAGCGGCTGCCCGAGGTGCGGATCCTGGTGCTGACCATGTTCGACCTGGACGACTACGTCGCCCGCGCGATGGACGCCGGTGCCCACGGCTTCCTGCTCAAGACGGCCGACGCCGCCGAGCTCATCGGTGCCGCCCGGTCCTGCGTCGACGGCGAGACGGTCCTGGCCCCCGCCGTGCTCGACCGGGTGATCGGCGACTTCGTGCAGCACCACGGGGCCCGGGCGCCCAGCCCCGGGCTGGAGCGGCTCACCGAGCGGGAGGCCGAGGTGCTGGCGCTCATGTGCACCGGCATGTCGAACGCCGAGATCGCCGAGCACCTCGTCGTCGAGGTCGCGACCGTCAAGACCCACGTGGCCCGGATCCTGCAGAAGCTTCCCGCGCGGGACCGGCTGCAGGCCGTCGTCCACGCCTTCCACGCCGGTCTGGCCGGACCGGCGCGCTGA
- a CDS encoding sensor histidine kinase, with the protein MARELHDTVSHSVGVIAMQLNVLDVATSAEQRAQALVAVHATSEDALRELSSVDELTRGVVDTHPARTLDDVEALVDRVRGAGARVELDVTGTPPLAHLPVIYRLAQEALTNALVHAPGAAVRLQLDSGPGGTRLVVQDDGPGPVPPQAPAHYGTVGLRERVQLVSGTLHVGPAPEGGFVVSAHLPAPARVGPEEVAP; encoded by the coding sequence CTGGCGCGCGAGCTGCACGACACCGTCTCGCACAGCGTCGGCGTCATCGCCATGCAGCTCAACGTGCTCGACGTCGCCACCTCGGCGGAGCAGCGCGCCCAGGCGCTGGTCGCCGTCCACGCCACCAGCGAGGATGCGCTGCGCGAGCTCAGCAGCGTCGACGAGCTCACCCGTGGGGTGGTCGACACGCATCCGGCCCGCACGCTCGACGACGTCGAGGCCCTCGTCGACCGGGTCCGCGGCGCCGGGGCGCGCGTCGAGCTGGACGTCACGGGCACCCCGCCCCTGGCGCACCTCCCGGTGATCTACCGCCTGGCCCAGGAGGCCCTCACCAACGCCCTGGTCCACGCACCGGGGGCCGCGGTGCGGCTGCAGCTCGACTCCGGTCCCGGGGGGACGCGTCTCGTGGTGCAGGACGACGGCCCGGGCCCGGTGCCGCCGCAGGCCCCGGCGCACTACGGCACGGTGGGCCTGCGCGAGCGGGTCCAGCTGGTGTCCGGGACGCTGCACGTGGGTCCTGCACCCGAGGGTGGGTTCGTGGTGAGCGCCCACCTGCCCGCCCCCGCTAGGGTCGGCCCCGAGGAGGTGGCTCCGTGA